In a genomic window of Curtobacterium flaccumfaciens pv. betae:
- a CDS encoding TetR/AcrR family transcriptional regulator: protein MVMRPGTEQRLLDAAEELFFSQGIAATPIDAVLERAGVSTATLYRGYASKESLVAAALTRRHEDWIATWDRAVSAERDDLGRLLAVFDALDDYRSTPTGSRWCAFLGTAAEYADAPAEVRQVLDLETTTLRRRLMARAVPVVGPRAEVLADQLLLIVSGYLAMRLRDPALDTTTARSVAASLIREHTPDGTAPTT from the coding sequence CCCAGGGACCGAGCAACGGCTGCTCGACGCCGCCGAGGAGCTCTTCTTCTCACAGGGCATCGCCGCCACCCCGATCGACGCCGTCCTCGAACGGGCCGGGGTCTCGACGGCCACCCTGTACCGCGGCTACGCGAGCAAGGAGTCCCTGGTCGCCGCGGCCCTCACCCGTCGCCACGAGGACTGGATCGCCACCTGGGACCGTGCGGTCTCCGCCGAACGGGACGACCTGGGCCGACTCCTGGCGGTGTTCGACGCCCTCGACGACTACCGCTCGACGCCCACGGGCTCCCGTTGGTGCGCCTTCCTCGGCACCGCCGCCGAGTACGCCGACGCCCCCGCCGAGGTCCGGCAGGTCCTGGACCTCGAGACCACCACCCTGCGCCGGCGGCTCATGGCACGGGCGGTGCCGGTGGTCGGTCCCCGTGCCGAGGTCCTCGCCGACCAGCTGCTCCTCATCGTCTCCGGTTACCTTGCGATGCGGTTGCGCGACCCCGCGCTCGACACGACGACGGCACGGTCCGTCGCCGCGTCCCTCATCCGGGAACACACCCCAGACGGAACGGCGCCCACCACATGA
- a CDS encoding alpha/beta hydrolase gives MTRSRAATITRRSLLIGGTGVVAAGAVAEGINLGLLPGRSTLYRVLGLDGTDGTVPDVEAVPTASGTFVSTARNGRTVGWTIAAPASDTPLPVAVALHGYGDDHTSFFGRSLGYDRFLAAHVADGGAPFAIASIDGGNRYWHPRADGDDPAAMVVDEFLPLIARRGFDTDRLALTGYSMGGFGALRLGGVLGASRVRAVSAISPALWKSAADTARGAFDDAADFRANTVLGRQRALDGVAVRVDCGNGDGFAPAVHTYVDGFDSPPAGGFAPGAHTHGYWRRLAPQQLAFLGRHLGH, from the coding sequence ATGACCCGATCGCGGGCTGCCACGATCACCCGCCGCTCCCTGCTGATCGGTGGCACGGGCGTCGTCGCCGCGGGAGCCGTGGCCGAGGGGATCAACCTCGGCCTGCTGCCCGGACGCTCGACCCTGTACCGGGTCCTCGGTCTGGACGGCACCGACGGCACGGTCCCCGACGTCGAGGCGGTCCCCACCGCCTCCGGCACCTTCGTCTCGACCGCTCGGAACGGCCGCACCGTCGGGTGGACGATCGCGGCTCCGGCATCCGACACCCCCTTGCCCGTGGCGGTCGCCCTGCACGGCTACGGCGACGACCACACCTCGTTCTTCGGGCGGAGCCTGGGCTACGACCGGTTCCTCGCAGCGCACGTCGCCGACGGCGGAGCCCCGTTCGCGATCGCCTCGATCGACGGCGGCAACCGCTACTGGCACCCACGAGCCGACGGGGACGACCCCGCCGCGATGGTCGTCGACGAGTTCCTGCCCCTGATCGCCCGCCGCGGCTTCGACACGGACCGCCTCGCCCTGACCGGCTACTCGATGGGTGGCTTCGGCGCCCTCCGGCTCGGCGGAGTCCTCGGCGCCTCGCGCGTCCGGGCCGTCTCGGCCATCAGCCCCGCGCTCTGGAAGTCGGCCGCCGACACCGCTCGCGGCGCCTTCGACGATGCCGCGGACTTCCGCGCGAACACCGTCCTCGGGCGGCAGCGCGCCCTGGACGGTGTCGCCGTCCGCGTCGACTGCGGCAACGGTGACGGGTTCGCGCCAGCGGTGCACACCTACGTCGACGGCTTCGACTCGCCTCCGGCCGGAGGCTTCGCACCCGGCGCCCACACGCACGGCTACTGGCGCCGCCTGGCGCCGCAGCAGCTCGCCTTCCTCGGCCGCCACCTCGGTCACTGA
- a CDS encoding RimK family alpha-L-glutamate ligase, with the protein MKLAILSRAPQAYSTQRLRAAALDRGHEVKVLNTLRFAIDLSGDDPDLLYRGKLLSDYDAVLPRIGNSITYYGTAVVRQFEQMDVYTPNTANGITNSRDKLRANQILSRHDIGMPATTFVAGRNDVRGAIERVGGAPVVIKLLEGTQGIGVILAPEAKVAESIVETLHSTKQNVLIQRFIAESRGRDIRALVVGDRVVAAMRRTASGDEFRSNVHRGGTVEKVTLSPEYEAVAVRSAQIMGLKVAGVDMLEGNDGPLVMEVNSSPGLEGVERATGLDIAGAIVDFIANQVSFPEIDVRQRLSVSTGYGVAELLVHTNADLVGKTIKESGLWDRDITVLTLHRGSNVIPNPRSGVALEPGDRLLCFGKLEEMRSMIPERRKRRAKVRKLPKEPLQTEG; encoded by the coding sequence ATGAAACTCGCCATCCTGTCGCGCGCGCCCCAGGCGTACTCGACCCAGCGCCTCCGCGCAGCGGCACTCGACCGCGGTCACGAGGTCAAGGTGCTCAACACCCTGCGCTTCGCGATCGACCTGTCCGGCGACGACCCGGACCTGCTCTACCGCGGCAAGCTGCTGAGCGACTACGACGCGGTGCTGCCGCGCATCGGCAACTCGATCACCTACTACGGCACCGCCGTCGTGCGCCAGTTCGAGCAGATGGACGTCTACACGCCGAACACGGCGAACGGCATCACGAACTCGCGCGACAAGCTCCGGGCGAACCAGATCCTGTCGCGGCACGACATCGGCATGCCGGCGACGACCTTCGTGGCCGGCCGCAACGACGTGCGCGGGGCGATCGAACGGGTCGGTGGCGCGCCCGTCGTCATCAAGCTCCTCGAGGGCACGCAGGGCATCGGTGTGATCCTGGCACCCGAGGCGAAGGTGGCCGAGTCGATCGTCGAGACGCTGCACTCCACCAAGCAGAACGTCCTGATCCAGCGGTTCATCGCCGAGAGCCGCGGTCGTGACATCCGGGCCCTCGTCGTCGGTGACCGGGTCGTGGCGGCGATGCGCCGGACCGCGTCGGGTGACGAGTTCCGCTCGAACGTGCACCGCGGCGGCACCGTCGAGAAGGTCACGCTCTCGCCCGAGTACGAGGCGGTGGCCGTGCGCTCGGCGCAGATCATGGGCCTCAAGGTCGCCGGCGTCGACATGCTCGAGGGCAACGACGGGCCCCTCGTGATGGAGGTCAACTCCTCGCCAGGACTCGAGGGCGTCGAGCGTGCCACCGGCCTCGACATCGCCGGTGCGATCGTCGACTTCATCGCGAACCAGGTCTCGTTCCCCGAGATCGACGTCCGCCAGCGGCTGTCCGTCTCGACCGGCTACGGCGTCGCCGAGCTCCTCGTGCACACCAACGCCGACCTGGTCGGCAAGACGATCAAGGAGTCCGGGCTCTGGGACCGTGACATCACGGTCCTCACGCTGCACCGCGGCTCGAACGTCATCCCGAACCCGCGCAGTGGCGTCGCCCTCGAGCCGGGGGACCGCCTGCTCTGCTTCGGCAAGCTCGAGGAGATGCGGTCGATGATCCCGGAGCGCCGCAAACGGCGCGCGAAGGTGCGGAAGCTGCCGAAGGAGCCGTTGCAGACCGAGGGCTGA
- a CDS encoding ATP-dependent zinc protease has product MARAPKSSDSGLVVAGWREWAGLPDLGVPWIKVKLDTGARSSALHAFDLEELPGERVRFSLHPWQDTDADASTIECDVHDRRIVRSSTGHTQERIVVRTRIALAGQVVESEVTLSNRDQMGFRMLVGREALRQGFLVDPARSFMAGRAPKEIRRRNRGRA; this is encoded by the coding sequence ATGGCCCGAGCTCCGAAGTCCTCCGACAGCGGGCTCGTCGTCGCCGGGTGGCGGGAGTGGGCGGGACTGCCGGACCTCGGCGTGCCGTGGATCAAGGTGAAGCTCGACACCGGCGCCCGGAGCTCCGCGTTGCACGCCTTCGACCTCGAGGAACTGCCCGGCGAGCGGGTCCGGTTCTCGCTGCACCCCTGGCAGGACACCGATGCCGACGCCTCCACCATCGAGTGCGACGTGCACGACCGCCGCATCGTCCGCAGCTCGACCGGACACACCCAGGAGCGCATCGTCGTCCGCACGCGGATCGCGTTGGCCGGGCAGGTCGTCGAGTCCGAGGTCACCTTGAGCAACCGGGACCAGATGGGGTTCCGGATGCTCGTCGGGCGCGAGGCGCTCCGGCAGGGCTTCCTCGTCGATCCTGCACGGTCCTTCATGGCCGGGCGGGCTCCGAAGGAGATCCGGCGCCGCAACCGCGGTCGCGCCTGA